In Rosa chinensis cultivar Old Blush chromosome 1, RchiOBHm-V2, whole genome shotgun sequence, a genomic segment contains:
- the LOC121050954 gene encoding ubiquitin-like-specific protease 1A, whose translation MVFQTDENFLNRDDMRCLEPGQYVSNKLGSAVIEILRKHGDPSQWFFSAYFAAKALSKKEGQDLSKFAANAKKENKAEFRYFVFEKCEKIFIPILDEGVKGNHWFLMLVKIRSKEVEILDSFPSSARKTPRENLAYHLLKTLDMIFNNEIMIHFDEGCTFSSFKIIHPDCVPVQKNGFNCGIFMIKFMEDYENASKAGDKYHSVNERLRIALTLLRHPDNQARYNIAEARQRSLQKVICKKRGPKTMKIDQDSTARSDTDEGLQRSPKKMKAIHEIDAANVNKKKGPGRPRGSKNKPKK comes from the exons ATGGTTTTCCAAACAGACGAAAACTTCCTAAACCGTGATGATATGAGATGCTTAGAGCCCGGTCAATATGTCAGCAACAAG TTGGGTAGCGCTGTAATTGAAATTCTTCGGAAACATGGAGATCCTTCTCAATGGTTTTTTAGTGCATATTTTGCG GCCAAAGCACTTTCTAAAAAAGAAGGTCAAGATTTGTCAAAATTTGCTGCCAAcgcgaaaaaagaaaataaggctGAGTTCCGATACTTTGTATTTGAGAAATGCGAAAAG atttttattcccattcTGGATGAGGGTGTAAAAGGGAACCACTGGTTCCTTATGCTAGTAAAAATAAGAAGCAAGGAAGTTGAGATATTGGATAGTTTTCCTAGTTCCGCTCGCAAGACTCCACGAGAGAATCTAGCTTATCATTTG CTGAAGACACTGGACATGATATTTAATAACGAGATTATGATTCATTTTGATGAAGGATGCACATTCTCTTCATTTAAAATTATTCATCCCGATTGTGTTCCAGTACAAAAAAATGGATTCAATTGTGgtatttttatgattaaattcatgGAGGATTATGAGAATGCATCCAAAGCAGGGGACAAG TATCATTCTGTGAACGAGCGTCTGCGCATAGCTCTCACCTTGTTGAGGCATCCGGACAACCAAGCACGCTACAATATTGCTGAAGCTAGACAAAGGTCACTGCAAAAAGTTATATGCAAGAAACGTGGACCAAAGACAATGAAGATAGATCAAGATAGCACAGCACGCAGTGATACTGATGAAGGTTTGCAAAGGTCTCCAAAGAAAATGAAGGCAATCCACGAAATAGATGCAGCCAACGTGAACAAGAAAAAAGGTCCTGGTCGGCCTCGTGGATCAAAGAATAAACCTAAGAAATAA